TAAAATTCAAGTCAGTTCAGAACACGATCGTTTCTGGGTGAAAGAGAATTTGATCGATCAAAGACCCGACTACGGCTGGTCATCTAAGGAAGTCTCAAAACCTGGAGAAGAATTCTTCCTCGTAGATTTAGGTTCTATCAGTCGCGTAAACGAATTAAGGCTCTTGACTCCGAAGTTAGATCCAACTTTTTTCCCAGAAAGTTTTACCATTTATTACAGTGAAGACGATCTGTCTTGGAATCAATTATTGGAAGAAAATCAATTTTTATCCGAACCTGGAGTTTGGTATCAGTGGAGATTTTTGCCAGCAAACATTCGTTATTTGAAACTTGTCGCTCGCCAAAAAGAGAAAAAAAACCAGGGATCCTATCAATCTAAGATTGTGGAGTTGGAATTATACGCAACCCCACATCTCAGCGATTTAACGAACAAACCAACTGCAGAACCTCTCCCTTATGCAACAGTTTTGAGATCCGGGCTAGTGCGTCTTGCTGTGGATGGAGAAAACTCGGAAGGAGTTGTAATTCAATCCAACGACCGACGCCTTCGGGATGCTTCCACCGAATACAAAGGTATTGTTGAACTTGCAGGAGATGGGGAAGACAAAGAAGGCGTCGTTATTCAAGGCAATGATAAACGCCTCAAACATGCGACGGAACTTACTCATGGATTGGTTCGTTTAGCATCCAACGGCGAAAATCGAGCGGAACGGGCAGTCCAAGGAAATGATGACCGTTTGCGGGCGGCTACAATAGCAAGCCTTGGGATTGTGGAGCTTGCGGAAAATGGAGAAACAAAAGAAGGTGTTGTAGTCCAAGGAAATGACGATCGACTAAAAATCGCCACTTCGAAAAAATACGGACTTGTAATTCTTTCCGAACCGGGCGGGTCCGAACCTGGAAGAGCCGTAACTGCCGATGACCCTCGAATTAGAAAGGCGAATACGGAATTTCCAGGAATCGTTCGTTTTGCAAGAAATGGAGAGGATTCTCCAGAGACTGCTGTTCAAGGAAATGATAAGCGCCTAAAAATCGCCACAACCGAAGCCTATGGTATCGTCCAGTTGGCTCAGTCTGGTGAATCCAAAGGAGGACTTGTAGTTCAAGGGAACGACGAACGACTTCGTAAGGCTACAACCTCATATCCGGGAATCGTAGAAATCGCCACGCTTGGAACGAATGCACCTGGAAAAGTCGTTTCTGCCGATGATCCAAGATTATCCGATAAAAGGGATCCTAAACCTCATACTCACGATTATGCTTCTCTCAACCACGATTTCAGTTCTCATACGGGCTTTCTAAAAGTAAAAGGGACTACTGAAGCCTCTTATACAAATATTTCTCCTCCCCCTGAAAACCATGCTCCCATTTATGGAAAAAATGAAAGTGAAAAAGGAGCTGGAATTATTGGTGTAGCTCGTGACACGGGTCTTATCGGTTACGGAGAAAAATTCGGAGTTCGAGGAGATTCTTCTTCCAGTGATAAGGATGGTGCTGGTGTCATCGGTCTCGCAAAACGAGGATTTGGTGGAGTTTTTCATTCCAGATCGGGTGTTGCTCTTTTTGCGACGGGAAAGGGAATCCCTTCCTTCGGGGAAACCGGATCGGGAAAAGCTTTCCTTGCAGAGGGAGAGTCCGAATTTTCCGGAACTGTTCGAATTTCGACAGGAAAAAATTCAGATTGTATTGCAAGATTTTTTCCCGTAAGTCCGGCGGATGTAATTTCCGAAGGGGACATTTTGGTAATGGGAGAAGATGGAAAGCTGCAAAAGGCAAAGGTTGCTAACGCAACTCATACAATCGGGGTTGCCGTAAAATCGGCAGCTCTTTTGCTGGGGGATAAGGCTCCTCCTGAGAGAGATGGGAATCATTGGCTGGTGGCCGTGTCTGGTGTCGTAACGGTCAATGCGGATGCTTCCTCATATCCAATTCAGCCGGGAAATTTGCTCGTGACCGGTCTGACGGGGGGGCATGCTGTTCGAATTTCGGCAGAGTCTTTGCGCCCGGGCTCCCTTTTTGGGAAGGCTTTGACCCCTCTTCGCAGTGGGCGAGGACAAATCCAAATTCTCCTTTGCTTTCAATGATCAGGAGTTTATGAAAAAAGTATCTGAAATTTACAGCTCTGCAAAAGGGCCAGTGTATTCGTTTGAATTCTTTCCGCCTAAAACTCTGGACGGAGATTTAAAATTGATGGAAACCGTGAAGGAGTTGGCCCACCTTGATCCAGATTTTGTGACTGTGACGTATGGTGCCGGCGGTTCGACAAGAGATAAAACCGCACAAATTTTATCTGAGATTTCGAAAAACTATTCTTTTCCAACGGTTTCTCACTTTACTTGTGTCGGAGCAAATCAAGAACAGATTTTTAAAGCCCTGAAGGAAATTCGTTCTTCTGGGATCGTAAATTTGATGGCTCTTCGCGGAGATCCTCCAAAGGGAGAGGGAAAATTTAAAAAGACTGAAGGCGGCTTTGAAAACGCAACGGAACTCATTTCGTTCATTCGTTCTGAAAAGTTGGATTTTTGCGTCGGGGGTGGTTGTTATCCCGAAAAACATCCGAATGCAAAAAGTCTTGAAGAAGACGTCGAAAATTTAAAACGGAAAGTAGATGCCGGAACAGACTTTTTAGTTTCCCAACTTTTTTTCATGAATTCTATCTTTGAAAACTTTTTAAATTTGGTAAGAAAAGCAGGTATTCATGTTCCTGTAATTCCAGGAATTATGCCGATCACTTCTTTTTCTCAGATCGAGAGGTTTCGCTCGATGGCCGGTTGTGAATTCCCCTCTTCTCTCATTGAAGATCTGCAAGAGGTGGAACATCGTCCGGAGGAGTTTTACAGAAGGAGTTTAAACTTTTCGGTAAAACAATGTAGGGAATTGCTTGCGATGGGAGTTCCGGGAATTCATCTTTATACTCTGAATCAATCTCACGCGAGTTATGATATTGTAAGGGAATTGAAAAGTTAAAATCCGGACTTTTGTTTTCGTCTATACTCTCTCCAAAGGGACGTAGTTTTGAGAAAACTGTTGTAGATTTACCAAACGATTGTGACTGATTTTTCACCAGGTTTTTTCAAAATAAATTTCTACCCGGGTGTACTTACAAATTTTACGGAGAATATTGAATAACAACAATGGGTTTTAAAAAAGTTCTTTTTCTTTCCCCGAAGGAAGAAAGCCCGCTTCCACTCCTTTTTGATAAAGTGTAAGAATTGCATCTTTACCTTCGGTTCCGAGGGAACGCGTGAATTCGTTTACATAAAGTTCGATATGTGCATCAACAACTTCTCGGGTAGTTTCCTGAGAATGTTTAAGGATGTATTCGTAGGTTGTTTCTCTGTTTTTGTAAGCAAGGTCAAAACTTAACTTCAAAGAAGAATCAAAGTTTTCTTTCCACTCCTTTTGAATATCTCTTCGAAACGCAATGGCGCCTAACGGAATGTGTTTGCCGGTCGTTTCTTCCCACCACTCTCCTAAGTCTTGGAATTTGGAAAGCCCTTGTTTTTCGTAGGTAAACCTTTCCTCGTGAATCAAAACTCCAAAGTCGGCTTCTCCTGATAATAGAAGAGGAATGATTTTATCGTATCGAACCGGAATCGTTTGGAAGTTGTCCTTTAAGAAAAGCTTTAAGAGAAGATTTGCCGTGGTCCATTCTCCCGGGATAAGAATTTTTTTCCCTTTAGGATTTCCGGGGTTGTTTCCTTTCTTGTAAACGAGAAGTGGTCCGCAGTTTCTTCCAAGTGCAGAACCGGAGTCTAATATGGAATACCGATCCATCACCGAAAAATATGCGGCGAAGGAGAGTTTTGTGACCTGGTATTTCCCATTGAACGCGGCTTGATTCAGCTTTTCTACGTCGTGAAGTTCCTCTTGAACATGAAATCGTTCCGTGACCTTACCATGTATGAGATGGTAAAATAAAAACGTATCATTAGGACAGGGAGAATACGCTAAACTGAATTCCATAACTTTTTTACCGTCGGGTCTTTGTATAGGATCATTTTTCATCTTTGATTGGAAAAGGAAAGTTTCTTCTTACAATTTGTGAGTTTCTGTTCAAGCCAAAAAATGGTTGTTGTCTGTCAGGATTTTCATATATCTGATCAATGTAGGAACTATTACAATTTTACACGATCGATATATGTTCGACTTTTTTGCGAAGAAAAATTGTTCTCTAAATTTTTAGTTCCGATGTACTTAAAAAAATCTATGTCTATTGATCCGATTCCGATTCATACTATTGCTGTCGATTTAGATGGAACTCTTCTCAATTCCAAAAGTAGGATTTCTCCCCTAACCCATTCGGTACTTCAAAAAGCGATCGACCAAGGAAAAAATTTAGTGATTGCGACTGGTAGAAGATTTTATTCTACTTTTCCGTTTGCAAAAGAATTTAATGGAGAAGTTCACGTTGTGTCCAATAATGGGCAGATTCTTAGAAAGTCTCCGAGCGCGGAACGAATTTCCGAAAGTTATTTGGAATTAAATTTGGTTCAAAAGATTCTTCATTTAGGAAAAGAATTTCACACTCCGCCTATTTTACACGTGGACAAATTCGAAGAAGGCATCGATATGCTCACCGAAATTCCGATCACGGACGGGATATATCATAATTATTCTGGTGGAGATCATTCGAGAACCAAAAAGGTCGGCGATTTCCTTTCTGCAGATCTCGAAAAAATTTTAGTGATTTGTTTTTTATCACTTCATAAGGAAGATTTAATTTCTCTCATTCGTAAAGTTTCTGCTCTTCCGGAAGCATCCGAACTGCGGTGTATTCTTACCAAAATTCCCGGAGTTTCTTATTGTGTGGAAATCATCAATGTATCCATTTCAAAATGGTCTGGGATTTCTCATTTTCTTTCCTTAAAAGGTTTGGACGGGAAGGGTGTGGTCGCCTTCGGAGACGAACGAAACGACTTGGAAATGCTTCTTCATAGTGGCGCCGGTTTTGCAATGAAGAATGCCATTCCCGAAATCAAAAAATCTGTAAAATACGTTACACGATACAGCAATGAAGAAGACGGAGTGGCTCTTGCTTTAGTGGAGAATCGGATCATCCTTTTTTGAGGAAGGACTTATGTCGCAACTTTTGCACATGCCATTGTAACAACTCAAGTCTTCTGTTCCGGAAGGTTTACCGATTAACTCCCGGATTACAGACAACAGAGGAAAGAAAAGTCGTACCGCTGTTAGGCTAACGATCGTATATACAATCCAATTCTGCGCCTGAATATCTAAGTGCATAGGTTCAAATTGAAAATCAGTCTCAATAAAGTCAACAAAAACTTTTTTGAGAGAGTGACACTTCTTTGACAATCAGAACTTTAAAATTGGTATAGTCTGTTTATCGACTATGTGGTCCACCCTGCAAGTTTATCATTCGATTCAAAAAGATAGAGAGAATGTAGAGATTCCGGGTTCGTATTCTTGGATGACTTGTATGCGTACAATTTGGATCACGGATAGTCGGATTCACGGAGAACCTTCGACACTTTCAACTACTTTAGAGAAATATAATGGTTATGAAGGCTATCGTTTTATGCTTGAGGTCGTTTCTGGTCTTCATTCCAGGCTTTTGGGTGAAACCGAAGTTCTCGCACAATTTCGGGATAAGTTCAAAAATTCCTCCCTGCCCTCTTCCGCATTCGGGGAGTATCTCGCGAAATTCAGAGACAGTCTGATTCAGGATTCGAGAAGTATTCGTTCCCGTTATCTTCAGAATATTGGGGAACAATCTTACGGAGGTCTTGCAAATAAATATCTGAAGGACCAAAGTTCTGTTTCACTTTTAGGAACGGGGCAACTCGCCGCAAAGATTCTTCCTTGGTTAAAAAATCGAAACGTGACTCTCGTTGGACGCAATAAAAAACGTTTATTAGAACTTTCTAAAGAATTTGGTGTGTCTGTTAAATTGCTGATTGATTGGAAGCCTTCCGGGGAAGCGATCGTGATTGCGGCGCCTTTGAATCTTTCTTCTTATTTGGATTCGATTGCAAGCGGTGTGGTCGTGGTCGATTTTAGGGAAATTCCTTTAGAAGAAAAATGGCCCAATATGATTCAATACGTGTCTTTTGCCGAGATGTTGGATTCTCTTCGTGAAACCGAAGAAAAAGCTTTGCAAATTCGAGAAAGAATCGGGCCCGCTTTGGATGAGCTCGTTGAAGAGCGGGAACTTGAGACTCGGCAATTCATTTTCGGTTGGGAAGATCTGACTTGTCCCGCGTTCTAAAGATCGGTTCCCGTAAAAGCGCCCTCGCAAAACTCCAAACCTATCTTGTACTTGATGCTCTAAGGGAAAAATTTTCGGATATCCAGGTCGAACTTTATTTTCGAGAAGCCTCGGGAGATATAGATTTGCAAACTCCTCTCTGGAAAATGGAAACGAGAGGGGTTTTTACACAAGATCTCACAAAGGATCTCGTGGAAAAAAAAGTGGATCTCGTGATCCACTCCTGGAAGGACTTGGATCTGGAAGGCCATCCAGGAACAACAATTGTAGGTGTGTTGGATCGTGCGGATCAAAGAGACGTTCTTCTTTGGAAAAGATCTTCTCTTTCTAAATATTCTCCCTCGGAATTGAAAATTCAAACCTCTTCTCCGAGAAGAGAATATAATTTAAAAAAATTCTTAAGTAATTTCCTGCCTTCCCGTTATAAAAATTCCTCTCTTATCTTTTTGCCAGTCCGGGGTAATATCCAAACGAGAATCCGCAAATGGAGGGACTCCGACTCGGACGGACTTGTGCTTGCCAAGGCGGCTTTGGACAGACTTTTATCGGAGGATTTTTTAAATTCGAACGAATTAGAATATCAAGAAATTCGAAAATTCT
The DNA window shown above is from Leptospira mayottensis 200901116 and carries:
- a CDS encoding discoidin domain-containing protein; the protein is MNSESIRISHPDLLKIREVKSSGTYDLKEGKLLHYFETKSSPGISVLILQFENISSLNQIRLHSDPQEITFFPDTFRFDISMDGIVWEPILQETGFKRLNQKTGQWNFSLVQAKFLKLVGQVSEKDNSGKYKISLGRLEVGISGIVKIQVSSEHDRFWVKENLIDQRPDYGWSSKEVSKPGEEFFLVDLGSISRVNELRLLTPKLDPTFFPESFTIYYSEDDLSWNQLLEENQFLSEPGVWYQWRFLPANIRYLKLVARQKEKKNQGSYQSKIVELELYATPHLSDLTNKPTAEPLPYATVLRSGLVRLAVDGENSEGVVIQSNDRRLRDASTEYKGIVELAGDGEDKEGVVIQGNDKRLKHATELTHGLVRLASNGENRAERAVQGNDDRLRAATIASLGIVELAENGETKEGVVVQGNDDRLKIATSKKYGLVILSEPGGSEPGRAVTADDPRIRKANTEFPGIVRFARNGEDSPETAVQGNDKRLKIATTEAYGIVQLAQSGESKGGLVVQGNDERLRKATTSYPGIVEIATLGTNAPGKVVSADDPRLSDKRDPKPHTHDYASLNHDFSSHTGFLKVKGTTEASYTNISPPPENHAPIYGKNESEKGAGIIGVARDTGLIGYGEKFGVRGDSSSSDKDGAGVIGLAKRGFGGVFHSRSGVALFATGKGIPSFGETGSGKAFLAEGESEFSGTVRISTGKNSDCIARFFPVSPADVISEGDILVMGEDGKLQKAKVANATHTIGVAVKSAALLLGDKAPPERDGNHWLVAVSGVVTVNADASSYPIQPGNLLVTGLTGGHAVRISAESLRPGSLFGKALTPLRSGRGQIQILLCFQ
- the metF gene encoding methylenetetrahydrofolate reductase [NAD(P)H]; translated protein: MKKVSEIYSSAKGPVYSFEFFPPKTLDGDLKLMETVKELAHLDPDFVTVTYGAGGSTRDKTAQILSEISKNYSFPTVSHFTCVGANQEQIFKALKEIRSSGIVNLMALRGDPPKGEGKFKKTEGGFENATELISFIRSEKLDFCVGGGCYPEKHPNAKSLEEDVENLKRKVDAGTDFLVSQLFFMNSIFENFLNLVRKAGIHVPVIPGIMPITSFSQIERFRSMAGCEFPSSLIEDLQEVEHRPEEFYRRSLNFSVKQCRELLAMGVPGIHLYTLNQSHASYDIVRELKS
- a CDS encoding 1,4-dihydroxy-6-naphthoate synthase produces the protein MEFSLAYSPCPNDTFLFYHLIHGKVTERFHVQEELHDVEKLNQAAFNGKYQVTKLSFAAYFSVMDRYSILDSGSALGRNCGPLLVYKKGNNPGNPKGKKILIPGEWTTANLLLKLFLKDNFQTIPVRYDKIIPLLLSGEADFGVLIHEERFTYEKQGLSKFQDLGEWWEETTGKHIPLGAIAFRRDIQKEWKENFDSSLKLSFDLAYKNRETTYEYILKHSQETTREVVDAHIELYVNEFTRSLGTEGKDAILTLYQKGVEAGFLPSGKEKELF
- a CDS encoding Cof-type HAD-IIB family hydrolase; this translates as MSIDPIPIHTIAVDLDGTLLNSKSRISPLTHSVLQKAIDQGKNLVIATGRRFYSTFPFAKEFNGEVHVVSNNGQILRKSPSAERISESYLELNLVQKILHLGKEFHTPPILHVDKFEEGIDMLTEIPITDGIYHNYSGGDHSRTKKVGDFLSADLEKILVICFLSLHKEDLISLIRKVSALPEASELRCILTKIPGVSYCVEIINVSISKWSGISHFLSLKGLDGKGVVAFGDERNDLEMLLHSGAGFAMKNAIPEIKKSVKYVTRYSNEEDGVALALVENRIILF
- a CDS encoding glutamyl-tRNAGlu reductase, producing MWSTLQVYHSIQKDRENVEIPGSYSWMTCMRTIWITDSRIHGEPSTLSTTLEKYNGYEGYRFMLEVVSGLHSRLLGETEVLAQFRDKFKNSSLPSSAFGEYLAKFRDSLIQDSRSIRSRYLQNIGEQSYGGLANKYLKDQSSVSLLGTGQLAAKILPWLKNRNVTLVGRNKKRLLELSKEFGVSVKLLIDWKPSGEAIVIAAPLNLSSYLDSIASGVVVVDFREIPLEEKWPNMIQYVSFAEMLDSLRETEEKALQIRERIGPALDELVEERELETRQFIFGWEDLTCPAF